The following nucleotide sequence is from Paracrocinitomix mangrovi.
AAATAGAGAGCCATTCTTATTCGGATGTGCTCTCTTTTGTTTTTTCAGGAAAGGAATCAAATTTCTTGGACTGTTCAATCGCATCCATCATTTGTTCGAGAATTTGCTCTACCGGCTGATCATAATCAATGTATAAAGGATCTTTAACACGCATTTTCAGAACGCTTCCTTTTTTACGCATTTTTAATCCTTTTTTATCAAATGCCCTTCTAAAACCGTCTATAACAACAGGAACAACAATGGGTTTATTGTTTTTTGCAATAATTGCAGTACCTACTCTACCCTTAGCATATGGTGAAGTAGTTCCTTGAGGAAAAGTGATTACCCACCCATCTTTTAATGCCATATCAATGTTTTTGGCATCTTGCTTGTTTCCTTTTCTTCGAACATTCTCGCCATTTGAACGCCACGTTCTTTGTATAGTTATCGCACCGGATAAGGCCAGAAGTTTCGGAATAATTCCACTACGCATTGTCTCTTCAGCAGCTATGTAATAAATGTTGTGCTTTTTAGGCCATAAAAAGCCCGGTCTACGTACTTTATTAGGTGATCCTAATAAAGAAGCATAAATTACATGAAAGAAAAAAGAAACATCCGCAAAGTAAGTTTGATGATTTGAAATTATCAAAACATTAGATTCTGGAAGATCCCTAAACTTTTCAGCACCTTTAATATCTGTTTTATATCTTAGATTAAAACGTCCATAAATTAACAGACCAAAAAATCTGATAATGAACTTTTTAACAAATATCCTTTGTCCAAATATGTTTTTCTTAAACAACTTTTAATTGAATTTTATTTTGCGAATTTAACGAAAGCGTTTGGTTTCTACCCAACGAATATCGCATTTAGCCGTTAAATAATGTGTAAAGTTTTTAATTGAGTGAATTAATAAAATTCAGCTTTATTGCTTAACTTTATAGTATCATTAATGAGATTACCATGAAAAAATTATTTACGTTATCCGCCGCAACGGCATTCCTTTTTACCTCAGCGATAGCGCAGAACCAAGAAAACTCTGTTGAAAAAGAAGAAGTTAAAACTGAAGTAACTGCACCAACTTTCTTTGTTAAAACACCTCCTTTAAGAGAGATTTTTAAGAAAGTATCACCTATTAAAGATCCAGACACTTACTATGCAAATTGGGAAGTTAAGGACAGGAAGCACGAACAAGTAGATTGGAATGACATCTCGGATCATGGTATACCTAGTAATGGTGGACAAGATCCTGCTTTACAAAGTGTACAAGGGACTAAAGATGGATCTAACACTTTGAAAGCAAATTGGCAGGCATTATCTGGTGCCAATCCTCCTGACCCAACTGGTGCAGCAGGGATTGATCATTATGTTCAAGCGGTTAACTCAAGTTATAGAGTTTATAACAAAGATGGATCGGCTGCAAGTGGAAGTTATCCTTTGAGTTCATTGTGGTCAGGATTTAGTAGTAAAGGAGACCCAATTGTGATGTATGATAGATATGCCGACAGATGGTTTATTTCTCAATTT
It contains:
- a CDS encoding lysophospholipid acyltransferase family protein is translated as MFKKNIFGQRIFVKKFIIRFFGLLIYGRFNLRYKTDIKGAEKFRDLPESNVLIISNHQTYFADVSFFFHVIYASLLGSPNKVRRPGFLWPKKHNIYYIAAEETMRSGIIPKLLALSGAITIQRTWRSNGENVRRKGNKQDAKNIDMALKDGWVITFPQGTTSPYAKGRVGTAIIAKNNKPIVVPVVIDGFRRAFDKKGLKMRKKGSVLKMRVKDPLYIDYDQPVEQILEQMMDAIEQSKKFDSFPEKTKESTSE